A single genomic interval of Hevea brasiliensis isolate MT/VB/25A 57/8 chromosome 4, ASM3005281v1, whole genome shotgun sequence harbors:
- the LOC110650122 gene encoding receptor-like serine/threonine-protein kinase ALE2 isoform X3: MGPVVPAIFQLLLKLCVIGFVFTVQGSTGYKFSPSPAIFSEISPTEGTPAPIRSPFSSNVPTSVSLPNGTNLPPSLALPPTMPAPLPQEIRGLAPSYSPSSSSPIARTPDKMAPPPLIFKGHGPLLSPSIPIVSPPYNTVPPPVAEGHEAPMPPNASQGNKPIRHTPVSVPVTAPSKNLPDDSPIIHPSSPATSPIIHPSAPEISPPSTHHGNTSFSGAPVPKSVATVESPPRKLGRDKPSVHPITPAIMPFVSPVPVVSPIGQLPQSSPEIQPIMPGEVPSTLPGPDMSHASTPSPSIDWKGDGIPVAAPPDETSKALPPANHSPAKGSFSSVAPSTHKALRHSNDDSVPSFSSPTSPLNKEHHSPASSPFIPFHRQNQARTKMNSPAPSLSPPPSEQQGPFISPSFLPTNRRTHYASPPLSPGSSASPSHYPFSTPVTSVSPASSPSPTAASGWTTMPVLPPKVSPSGSSSRSPKMPLPPKVQALPPPPPNEDCSATICVEPYTNTPPGSPCGCVLPMQVGLQLGVALYTFFPLVSELAQEISAGVFMRQSQVRIMGANAASQQPEKTIVLIDLVPLGKRFDNTTAFLTYQRFWHKQVVIKVSFFGDYEVLYVRYPGLPPSPPSGITIIDNGPYSGNDNNARAIKPLGVDVHKRQQNDGLGGGIIAIIALSASVALVLCSAVVWFLLVRHRGRTSQPTPTPHPLPPSIAKPSGTTASMIGSGLSSVSLSFASSAAPYTGSAKSFSTIDIERATNNFDDSRILGEGGFGRVYSGTLEDGTKVAVKVLKRDNHEGGREFLAEIEMLSRLHHRNLVKLIGICIEERARSLVYELVPNGSVESHLHGADKESAPLDWDARIKIALGAARGLAYLHEDSSPRVIHRDFKASNILLERDFTPKVSDFGLARTALDEEDRHISTRVMGTFGYVAPEYAMTGHLLVKSDVYSYGVVLLELLTGRKPVDMSQPPGQENLVAWARPHLTSKQGLETIIDPSLVHDVPFDSVAKVAAIASMCVQPEVSHRPFMGEVVQALKLVCNECDEAKEVGSGSSSVDLSVDMDAGVGAGSGHLPDPFENQIIVPDYASEPDMERGLSMSDLFSTSARYGRQASESFRRSSSSGPLRTGRGRHLWQRMRRLAGESMSEQGSIFGRWPGI; the protein is encoded by the exons ATGGGTCCGGTGGTGCCAGCCATTTTTCAGCTGTTGTTGAAACTTTGTGTCATTGGGTTTGTTTTCACTGTTCAAGGATCTACAG GATACAAATTTTCCCCATCTCCAGCAATTTTTTCTGAGATTTCTCCTACAGAAGGAACACCTGCTCCTATTAGAAGTCCATTCAGCAGCAATGTGCCGACCTCAGTATCTCTGCCAAATG GAACAAATTTACCTCCTTCACTTGCATTACCACCAACCATGCCTGCCCCTTTGCCACAAGAAATTAGAGGGCTTGCACCATCGTACTCACCTAGCAGTAGCAGTCCAATAGCAAGGACACCGGATAAAATGGCTCCTCCACCATTAATTTTTAAAGGACATGGGCCATTACTGTCACCAAGTATTCCCATTGTATCTCCACCATATAATACTGTGCCTCCACCAGTTGCTGAAGGACATGAAGCACCCATGCCACCAAATGCTTCTCAAGGAAACAAACCAATTAGACATACTCCTGTTTCTGTGCCAG TCACAGCACCTTCAAAGAATTTGCCTGATGATTCACCAATCATCCATCCAAGTTCACCTGCTACTTCCCCGATCATCCACCCTAGCGCACCTGAAATTTCGCCACCTAGTACTCATCATGGTAATACATCATTTAGTGGCGCTCCTGTACCAAAGTCAGTTGCAACAG TTGAATCTCCACCGAGGAAATTGGGACGAGACAAGCCATCAGTCCATCCAATTACACCAGCAATAATGCCATTTGTGTCACCTG TTCCAGTTGTATCACCAATAGGACAATTGCCGCAAAGTTCACCAGAAATTCAACCTATCATGCCTGGAGAAGTGCCTTCTACATTACCAG GTCCTGATATGTCTCATGCATCTACTCCTTCCCCAAGCATTGACTGGAAAGGAGACGGAATTCCTGTTGCTGCACCACCAGATGAAACATCCAAAGCTTTACCACCTGCGAACCATTCCCCAGCCAAAG GTTCCTTTTCTTCTGTGGCTCCTTCTACTCACAAAGCCTTGAGACACTCCAATGATGATTCTGTTCCATCTTTTTCATCTCCTACCTCTCCCTTAAATAAAGAGCACCATTCTCCTGCATCTTCACCTTTCATTCCATTTCATAGGCAGAACCAAGCAAGGACCAAAATGAATAGCCCTGCTCCTTCATTATCTCCTCCCCCTTCAGAACAGCAAG GTCCATTTATCTCTCCATCGTTTCTTCCAACAAATAGGCGAACACACTATGCTTCTCCACCGCTTAGTCCAG GATCTTCAGCTTCTCCATCACATTATCCCTTTTCTACACCAGTTACCAGTGTCTCTCCTGCTTCTTCACCATCTCCAACAGCGGCATCTGGCTGGACCACAA TGCCTGTTCTTCCCCCTAAAGTTTCTCCATCTGGGTCTTCATCAAGGAGTCCAAAAATGCCTCTTCCCCCCAAAGTTCAAGcattgccacctccacctcctaaTGAAG ATTGCTCAGCAACCATTTGCGTGGAGCCATACACAAATACTCCACCTGGATCTCCATGTGGATGTGTGTTGCCTATGCAAGTTGGACTGCAACTTGGTGTTGCATTATATACCTTTTTCCCTTTGGTTTCAGAGCTTGCTCAGGAAATTTCGGCTGGCGTTTTTATGAGACAAAGTCAAGTTCGAATTATGGGAGCCAATGCTGCTAGCCAGCAACCAGAGAAGACCATTGTCCTCATTGACTTGGTTCCCTTGGGAAAAAGATTTGATAACACAACTGCCTTTTTGACTTATCAGAGATTCTGGCATAAACAAGTAGTAATAAAAGTTTCATTTTTTGGTGATTATGAAGTGTTATATGTGCGATATCCAG GTTTGCCCCCATCTCCACCTTCTGGCATTACTATAATAGATAATGGGCCATATTCTGGCAACGACAACAATGCAAGGGCAATAAAGCCACTTGGGGTTGATGTACATAAAAGGCAGCAAAATGATGGGCTTGGTGGTGGCATAATTGCTATCATTGCCCTCTCAGCCTCTGTAGCACTAGTTTTATGCTCTGCTGTTGTTTGGTTCTTGCTGGTTAGGCATAGAGGCCGCACAAGCCAACCTACACCAACTCCACATCCTTTGCCGCCTTCAATAGCAAAACCATCAG GTACAACTGCATCAATGATTGGAAGTGGTCTCAGTTCTGTTTCCTTGTCATTTGCATCTAGTGCTGCACCTTATACGGGATCAGCAAAGAGCTTCAGCACAATTGACATAGAAAGAGCTACAAATAACTTTGATGATTCAAGAATACTCGGGGAAGGTGGCTTTGGGCGTGTTTACAGTGGTACTCTTGAAGATGGGACCAAAGTGGCAGTGAAAGTTCTGAAAAGGGATAATCATGAAGGTGGTCGCGAATTCTTGGCAGAGATCGAAATGCTTAGCCGTCTTCATCACAGAAATCTGGTCAAGTTGATTGGTATATGTATAGAGGAGCGTGCACGCAGCTTGGTGTATGAACTTGTACCAAATGGCAGTGTGGAATCTCATTTGCATG ggGCTGATAAGGAATCTGCTCCACTTGATTGGGATGCACGGATCAAGATAGCACTTGGTGCAGCTCGAGGTCTAGCTTATCTACATGAGGATTCAAGTCCCCGTGTCATACACAGGGACTTCAAGGCTAGCAACATCTTGTTGGAACGTGATTTCACACCAAAAGTGTCTGACTTTGGTTTGGCTCGAACAGCCTTGGATGAGGAGGACAGACACATATCAACCCGTGTGATGGGAACTTTTGG ATATGTGGCTCCAGAGTATGCAATGACTGGTCATCTTCTTGTAAAGAGTGATGTATATAGCTATGGTGTAGTCCTTCTGGAGCTCTTAACCGGAAGAAAGCCAGTTGACATGTCACAGCCACCTGGTCAAGAGAATCTAGTTGCATGGGCCCGTCCGCATTTAACAAGTAAACAAGGGCTGGAAACAATTATTGATCCATCTCTGGTACATGATGTCCCTTTTGACAGTGTAGCCAAGGTAGCAGCTATTGCTTCAATGTGTGTGCAACCGGAGGTTTCACACCGCCCTTTTATGGGGGAGGTTGTACAGGCCTTAAAACTAGTATGTAATGAGTGTGATGAGGCAAAAGAAGTAGGTTCAGGAAGTTCCAGTGTGGATTTATCTGTTGATATGGATGCTGGAGTCGGTGCAGGCTCAGGACATCTGCCAGATCCTTTTGAAAACCAAATTATAGTACCAGATTATGCTTCTGAGCCAGACATGGAGAGGGGACTATCGATGTCAGATTTGTTCAGTACGTCAGCCAGGTATGGGAGGCAGGCATCAGAATCATTTAGGAGATCCTCTAGCTCGGGTCCATTGAGAACAGGGAGGGGCAGACATTTATGGCAGAGAATGAGGAGATTGGCAGGAGAAAGCATGAGTGAACAAGGGTCTATCTTCGGACGATGGCCAG GAATTTGA
- the LOC110650122 gene encoding receptor-like serine/threonine-protein kinase ALE2 isoform X6, whose protein sequence is MGPVVPAIFQLLLKLCVIGFVFTVQGSTGYKFSPSPAIFSEISPTEGTPAPIRSPFSSNVPTSVSLPNGTNLPPSLALPPTMPAPLPQEIRGLAPSYSPSSSSPIARTPDKMAPPPLIFKGHGPLLSPSIPIVSPPYNTVPPPVAEGHEAPMPPNASQGNKPIRHTPVSVPVTAPSKNLPDDSPIIHPSSPATSPIIHPSAPEISPPSTHHGNTSFSGAPVPKSVATVESPPRKLGRDKPSVHPITPAIMPFVSPAVPVVSPIGQLPQSSPEIQPIMPGEVPSTLPGPDMSHASTPSPSIDWKGDGIPVAAPPDETSKALPPANHSPAKGPFISPSFLPTNRRTHYASPPLSPGSSASPSHYPFSTPVTSVSPASSPSPTAASGWTTMPVLPPKVSPSGSSSRSPKMPLPPKVQALPPPPPNEDCSATICVEPYTNTPPGSPCGCVLPMQVGLQLGVALYTFFPLVSELAQEISAGVFMRQSQVRIMGANAASQQPEKTIVLIDLVPLGKRFDNTTAFLTYQRFWHKQVVIKVSFFGDYEVLYVRYPGLPPSPPSGITIIDNGPYSGNDNNARAIKPLGVDVHKRQQNDGLGGGIIAIIALSASVALVLCSAVVWFLLVRHRGRTSQPTPTPHPLPPSIAKPSGTTASMIGSGLSSVSLSFASSAAPYTGSAKSFSTIDIERATNNFDDSRILGEGGFGRVYSGTLEDGTKVAVKVLKRDNHEGGREFLAEIEMLSRLHHRNLVKLIGICIEERARSLVYELVPNGSVESHLHGADKESAPLDWDARIKIALGAARGLAYLHEDSSPRVIHRDFKASNILLERDFTPKVSDFGLARTALDEEDRHISTRVMGTFGYVAPEYAMTGHLLVKSDVYSYGVVLLELLTGRKPVDMSQPPGQENLVAWARPHLTSKQGLETIIDPSLVHDVPFDSVAKVAAIASMCVQPEVSHRPFMGEVVQALKLVCNECDEAKEVGSGSSSVDLSVDMDAGVGAGSGHLPDPFENQIIVPDYASEPDMERGLSMSDLFSTSARYGRQASESFRRSSSSGPLRTGRGRHLWQRMRRLAGESMSEQGSIFGRWPGSL, encoded by the exons ATGGGTCCGGTGGTGCCAGCCATTTTTCAGCTGTTGTTGAAACTTTGTGTCATTGGGTTTGTTTTCACTGTTCAAGGATCTACAG GATACAAATTTTCCCCATCTCCAGCAATTTTTTCTGAGATTTCTCCTACAGAAGGAACACCTGCTCCTATTAGAAGTCCATTCAGCAGCAATGTGCCGACCTCAGTATCTCTGCCAAATG GAACAAATTTACCTCCTTCACTTGCATTACCACCAACCATGCCTGCCCCTTTGCCACAAGAAATTAGAGGGCTTGCACCATCGTACTCACCTAGCAGTAGCAGTCCAATAGCAAGGACACCGGATAAAATGGCTCCTCCACCATTAATTTTTAAAGGACATGGGCCATTACTGTCACCAAGTATTCCCATTGTATCTCCACCATATAATACTGTGCCTCCACCAGTTGCTGAAGGACATGAAGCACCCATGCCACCAAATGCTTCTCAAGGAAACAAACCAATTAGACATACTCCTGTTTCTGTGCCAG TCACAGCACCTTCAAAGAATTTGCCTGATGATTCACCAATCATCCATCCAAGTTCACCTGCTACTTCCCCGATCATCCACCCTAGCGCACCTGAAATTTCGCCACCTAGTACTCATCATGGTAATACATCATTTAGTGGCGCTCCTGTACCAAAGTCAGTTGCAACAG TTGAATCTCCACCGAGGAAATTGGGACGAGACAAGCCATCAGTCCATCCAATTACACCAGCAATAATGCCATTTGTGTCACCTG CAGTTCCAGTTGTATCACCAATAGGACAATTGCCGCAAAGTTCACCAGAAATTCAACCTATCATGCCTGGAGAAGTGCCTTCTACATTACCAG GTCCTGATATGTCTCATGCATCTACTCCTTCCCCAAGCATTGACTGGAAAGGAGACGGAATTCCTGTTGCTGCACCACCAGATGAAACATCCAAAGCTTTACCACCTGCGAACCATTCCCCAGCCAAAG GTCCATTTATCTCTCCATCGTTTCTTCCAACAAATAGGCGAACACACTATGCTTCTCCACCGCTTAGTCCAG GATCTTCAGCTTCTCCATCACATTATCCCTTTTCTACACCAGTTACCAGTGTCTCTCCTGCTTCTTCACCATCTCCAACAGCGGCATCTGGCTGGACCACAA TGCCTGTTCTTCCCCCTAAAGTTTCTCCATCTGGGTCTTCATCAAGGAGTCCAAAAATGCCTCTTCCCCCCAAAGTTCAAGcattgccacctccacctcctaaTGAAG ATTGCTCAGCAACCATTTGCGTGGAGCCATACACAAATACTCCACCTGGATCTCCATGTGGATGTGTGTTGCCTATGCAAGTTGGACTGCAACTTGGTGTTGCATTATATACCTTTTTCCCTTTGGTTTCAGAGCTTGCTCAGGAAATTTCGGCTGGCGTTTTTATGAGACAAAGTCAAGTTCGAATTATGGGAGCCAATGCTGCTAGCCAGCAACCAGAGAAGACCATTGTCCTCATTGACTTGGTTCCCTTGGGAAAAAGATTTGATAACACAACTGCCTTTTTGACTTATCAGAGATTCTGGCATAAACAAGTAGTAATAAAAGTTTCATTTTTTGGTGATTATGAAGTGTTATATGTGCGATATCCAG GTTTGCCCCCATCTCCACCTTCTGGCATTACTATAATAGATAATGGGCCATATTCTGGCAACGACAACAATGCAAGGGCAATAAAGCCACTTGGGGTTGATGTACATAAAAGGCAGCAAAATGATGGGCTTGGTGGTGGCATAATTGCTATCATTGCCCTCTCAGCCTCTGTAGCACTAGTTTTATGCTCTGCTGTTGTTTGGTTCTTGCTGGTTAGGCATAGAGGCCGCACAAGCCAACCTACACCAACTCCACATCCTTTGCCGCCTTCAATAGCAAAACCATCAG GTACAACTGCATCAATGATTGGAAGTGGTCTCAGTTCTGTTTCCTTGTCATTTGCATCTAGTGCTGCACCTTATACGGGATCAGCAAAGAGCTTCAGCACAATTGACATAGAAAGAGCTACAAATAACTTTGATGATTCAAGAATACTCGGGGAAGGTGGCTTTGGGCGTGTTTACAGTGGTACTCTTGAAGATGGGACCAAAGTGGCAGTGAAAGTTCTGAAAAGGGATAATCATGAAGGTGGTCGCGAATTCTTGGCAGAGATCGAAATGCTTAGCCGTCTTCATCACAGAAATCTGGTCAAGTTGATTGGTATATGTATAGAGGAGCGTGCACGCAGCTTGGTGTATGAACTTGTACCAAATGGCAGTGTGGAATCTCATTTGCATG ggGCTGATAAGGAATCTGCTCCACTTGATTGGGATGCACGGATCAAGATAGCACTTGGTGCAGCTCGAGGTCTAGCTTATCTACATGAGGATTCAAGTCCCCGTGTCATACACAGGGACTTCAAGGCTAGCAACATCTTGTTGGAACGTGATTTCACACCAAAAGTGTCTGACTTTGGTTTGGCTCGAACAGCCTTGGATGAGGAGGACAGACACATATCAACCCGTGTGATGGGAACTTTTGG ATATGTGGCTCCAGAGTATGCAATGACTGGTCATCTTCTTGTAAAGAGTGATGTATATAGCTATGGTGTAGTCCTTCTGGAGCTCTTAACCGGAAGAAAGCCAGTTGACATGTCACAGCCACCTGGTCAAGAGAATCTAGTTGCATGGGCCCGTCCGCATTTAACAAGTAAACAAGGGCTGGAAACAATTATTGATCCATCTCTGGTACATGATGTCCCTTTTGACAGTGTAGCCAAGGTAGCAGCTATTGCTTCAATGTGTGTGCAACCGGAGGTTTCACACCGCCCTTTTATGGGGGAGGTTGTACAGGCCTTAAAACTAGTATGTAATGAGTGTGATGAGGCAAAAGAAGTAGGTTCAGGAAGTTCCAGTGTGGATTTATCTGTTGATATGGATGCTGGAGTCGGTGCAGGCTCAGGACATCTGCCAGATCCTTTTGAAAACCAAATTATAGTACCAGATTATGCTTCTGAGCCAGACATGGAGAGGGGACTATCGATGTCAGATTTGTTCAGTACGTCAGCCAGGTATGGGAGGCAGGCATCAGAATCATTTAGGAGATCCTCTAGCTCGGGTCCATTGAGAACAGGGAGGGGCAGACATTTATGGCAGAGAATGAGGAGATTGGCAGGAGAAAGCATGAGTGAACAAGGGTCTATCTTCGGACGATGGCCAGGTTCACTTTGA